From Chryseobacterium salivictor, a single genomic window includes:
- a CDS encoding carboxymuconolactone decarboxylase family protein yields the protein METRINISKVDPKAYAAMIGLEKYLAQSGLDKMLYELIKTRASQINGCAFCINMHTRDAMKLGETSQRLFLLDAWRETDLFTEKERAVLALTEAMTLITEGHVPDPVYKNAEEHLTPKELAAVIMAVVAINGWNRIAITTRTPLD from the coding sequence ATGGAAACCAGAATAAATATCTCAAAAGTAGATCCCAAGGCGTACGCAGCCATGATCGGACTTGAAAAATATCTTGCCCAAAGTGGTTTGGATAAGATGCTTTACGAACTTATTAAAACCAGAGCCTCGCAAATAAATGGCTGCGCATTCTGCATTAATATGCATACGCGTGACGCTATGAAATTGGGTGAAACCTCACAAAGATTATTTTTATTGGATGCCTGGCGGGAAACCGACCTTTTTACAGAGAAAGAAAGGGCAGTTTTGGCGTTAACAGAAGCGATGACCTTGATTACAGAAGGTCATGTTCCAGATCCGGTTTATAAAAATGCCGAAGAACATTTAACACCCAAGGAATTGGCTGCGGTCATCATGGCAGTTGTCGCCATCAATGGTTGGAACAGAATAGCGATTACTACAAGAACACCTTTAGATTAA
- a CDS encoding GNAT family N-acetyltransferase, producing the protein MIITNSVLDDIPEIFRLYKFAIDYQKITFPGNVWPEFDKDFIATEVLENRQFKLIIDNKIACIWAITYNDPQIWEERENNDAIYLHRIATNPDFRGNNFVKIIADWSKEFAEKENKKFVRMDTCGQNDRLISHYKNCGFNFLGMKKLKDSSDLQEHYQNADVCYFEIKL; encoded by the coding sequence ATGATCATCACAAACAGCGTTTTAGACGATATCCCCGAAATTTTCAGACTTTATAAATTCGCGATCGATTATCAAAAAATCACCTTTCCCGGAAATGTCTGGCCGGAATTTGATAAAGATTTTATTGCGACTGAAGTACTGGAAAACCGGCAGTTCAAGTTAATCATTGATAATAAAATTGCCTGCATTTGGGCGATTACTTATAATGATCCGCAGATTTGGGAGGAGCGGGAAAACAATGATGCCATCTACCTGCACCGGATCGCGACGAATCCTGATTTCAGAGGAAATAATTTTGTGAAGATCATCGCCGACTGGTCAAAAGAATTTGCCGAAAAAGAAAATAAAAAATTTGTAAGAATGGATACCTGTGGACAAAACGATCGCTTAATCAGTCATTATAAAAATTGCGGATTCAATTTTTTAGGAATGAAAAAGTTAAAAGATTCTTCTGACCTGCAGGAACATTATCAAAATGCCGACGTGTGTTATTTTGAGATCAAACTGTAA
- the hemN gene encoding oxygen-independent coproporphyrinogen III oxidase: MNSLIDKYNIPGPRYTSYPTVPFWDDASFTSDLWQQSVLRTFNETNDSEGISIYIHLPFCEQLCTFCACHKRITKQHSVETPYLETVLKEWDLYVKLFGRTPKIKELHLGGGTPTFFSPENLRILLEGIFAKAEIAEHPEFSFEGHPNNTTREHLQTLYDLGFRRASFGVQDYDLQVQKAINRIQPFENVKKVTEMAREMGYKGVSHDLVFGLPFHTWEKMEYTIRKTLELKPDRLAFYSYAHVPWIKGVGQRGFDENDLPSGEEKRKLYTNGKKLLEELGYIEVGMDHFALEHDDLYQSMVSGDIHRNFMGYSSSKTQLMVGLGMSAISDSWYAFAQNNKSVEEYQKIVEEGTIPVVKGHVLNQEDLIIRKHILNLMCRLETSWDLQTAFPEIENALEALKEMETDGLVEISDNTIKITEKGRAFTRNVAMTFDLRMMRNKPETRIFSMTI, translated from the coding sequence ATGAATTCTTTAATTGATAAATATAATATTCCCGGACCGCGTTATACTTCTTATCCAACCGTTCCTTTTTGGGATGATGCCAGTTTTACCAGCGATCTTTGGCAACAGTCTGTCCTGAGAACTTTTAATGAAACCAACGATTCCGAAGGGATTTCCATTTATATTCACTTGCCGTTTTGTGAGCAGTTGTGTACGTTCTGTGCCTGTCACAAAAGAATTACCAAGCAACATTCTGTCGAAACTCCTTATCTGGAAACGGTTCTGAAAGAGTGGGATTTATATGTGAAATTATTTGGTAGAACGCCAAAAATTAAGGAACTCCATTTAGGTGGCGGAACACCCACTTTCTTTTCTCCAGAAAATTTAAGAATTCTACTGGAAGGAATTTTTGCCAAAGCAGAAATTGCCGAACATCCGGAGTTTTCATTTGAAGGACATCCGAATAATACGACACGTGAGCATTTGCAGACTTTATATGATTTAGGTTTCCGAAGAGCCAGTTTCGGGGTGCAGGATTATGATCTTCAGGTTCAGAAAGCGATCAACAGAATTCAGCCTTTTGAAAATGTGAAAAAGGTAACCGAAATGGCGCGTGAAATGGGCTATAAAGGAGTTTCCCACGATTTGGTTTTCGGTCTGCCATTTCATACCTGGGAGAAAATGGAATATACGATCCGCAAAACTTTGGAATTAAAACCGGACCGTTTAGCGTTCTATTCTTACGCCCATGTTCCCTGGATTAAAGGCGTTGGACAAAGAGGTTTCGACGAAAACGACTTGCCAAGCGGTGAAGAAAAAAGAAAATTATACACCAACGGAAAAAAGCTGTTGGAAGAATTAGGCTATATCGAAGTCGGAATGGATCACTTCGCTTTGGAACACGATGACCTTTATCAATCGATGGTTTCCGGCGATATTCACCGAAATTTTATGGGATATTCTTCAAGTAAAACCCAGTTAATGGTTGGGTTGGGAATGTCTGCAATTTCAGATTCCTGGTATGCTTTCGCCCAGAATAATAAAAGTGTAGAGGAATATCAGAAAATCGTAGAAGAAGGAACTATTCCTGTGGTAAAAGGACACGTTTTGAATCAGGAAGATTTAATCATCAGAAAACATATTCTGAATTTAATGTGCCGGTTAGAAACTTCCTGGGATTTGCAAACTGCTTTCCCCGAAATCGAAAATGCTTTGGAAGCCTTAAAAGAAATGGAAACCGATGGCTTGGTAGAAATATCTGACAACACCATTAAAATCACCGAAAAAGGCCGCGCTTTTACCCGAAATGTGGCGATGACTTTTGATTTAAGAATGATGCGGAACAAACCTGAAACAAGGATTTTTTCGATGACGATATAA
- a CDS encoding WD40/YVTN/BNR-like repeat-containing protein gives MKKAFGFLLFLLCLNFHFAQKVKFETLLKDNISIRALQIYDGKVWYSGTDSKFGYVSLKDSADKKQIRLSGENLQFRTLAQNHAYFYCINIESPAYFFRIDKSTMKPEVVHTDSAKNAFYDALHFHGNYFYTFSDPEENLKLKFARFTGNVNFNINYLNKELLDLKKGEAAFAASNTNIASSKKNIWIATGGMASRIIKMNLKTGKIQLYETPFIQGTSSQGIYSIDFYDQNFGIAVGGDYTKQAENINNIATTYDGGKTWQIQASGKNGGYKTCVKFRPKSKGKDMIAVGDQNIEFSDDYGKTWKTISEEKGLYVCEWTDENTAVFAGKNRIVKMTFSESL, from the coding sequence ATGAAAAAAGCTTTCGGTTTCCTGCTGTTTCTTTTATGTTTAAACTTCCACTTTGCTCAAAAAGTAAAATTTGAAACCTTGTTAAAAGATAATATCTCCATTCGCGCCTTGCAGATTTACGATGGAAAAGTTTGGTATTCCGGAACGGATTCTAAATTTGGATATGTCAGTTTAAAGGATTCTGCGGATAAAAAGCAAATAAGACTGTCTGGTGAGAATTTGCAGTTTCGCACCTTAGCGCAGAATCATGCTTACTTTTACTGCATCAATATTGAAAGTCCTGCTTACTTTTTTAGAATTGATAAGTCGACGATGAAACCGGAAGTGGTGCATACCGATAGCGCGAAAAACGCTTTTTATGACGCTCTGCATTTTCACGGTAATTATTTTTATACTTTCAGCGATCCTGAAGAGAATTTAAAATTGAAGTTTGCAAGATTCACCGGCAATGTAAATTTTAATATTAATTATCTTAATAAAGAGCTTTTGGATTTGAAAAAAGGAGAAGCTGCTTTTGCTGCAAGCAATACCAATATAGCCTCTTCTAAGAAAAATATTTGGATAGCCACAGGCGGAATGGCGTCTCGAATAATAAAGATGAATTTGAAAACAGGGAAAATTCAGTTATACGAAACCCCTTTCATTCAGGGAACTTCTTCCCAAGGAATCTATTCTATCGATTTTTATGATCAAAATTTCGGAATCGCTGTTGGAGGAGATTATACCAAACAAGCAGAAAATATCAATAACATCGCCACCACATACGATGGCGGAAAAACTTGGCAAATTCAAGCTTCCGGAAAAAATGGAGGCTATAAAACCTGCGTAAAATTCCGACCGAAATCGAAAGGAAAAGATATGATTGCTGTTGGTGATCAAAATATCGAATTTTCTGATGATTACGGTAAAACCTGGAAAACCATTTCAGAGGAAAAAGGACTGTATGTTTGCGAGTGGACCGATGAGAATACGGCTGTTTTTGCAGGAAAAAACAGGATTGTGAAGATGACGTTCAGTGAGAGTCTTTAG
- a CDS encoding amino acid permease, which produces MSNLWRTKPLSQLLSESDETSDGLKKTLSSASLVALGIGAIIGAGLFSITGLAAANYAGPGIMISFIIAAIGCAFAGLCYAEFASMIPVAGSAYTYSYATMGEFIAWIIGWDLVLEYAVGAATVASSWSGYLGKFFSSFGVSLPNNLMMTPFDSYIVDGVAHTGLINLPAVFIVSIMSLILIKGTSESAFVNTLIVILKVSIVIIFIVVGWKYVKAENLTPLIPENTGKFGEYGWSGIIRAAAVVFFAYIGFDAVSTAAQETKDPKKSMPIGIMGSLLICTVLYIIFAYVMVGVVNYKAFTAGGGGDHLAPVAIAIEAMGSVVNGTMVPAYPWLNTTIILAILLGYSSVILVMLMGQSRVFYSMSKDGLLPKVFSEVHAKFRTPYKSNLFFLVFVSLFAAFVPGRVVGEMTSIGTLFAFILVCVGVLVLRKTQPDAPRAFRTPLVPLIPVLGVLVCLGMMVFLPFDTWIRLVCWMMIGLDVYLYRGIKNSILGKQNNTTDDPKNYSVTAISGIFLVVLLAVLAYLHHQNAEVDDSGLIMFSIGMLIVHTILYGYYFFKYKK; this is translated from the coding sequence ATGTCAAATCTTTGGAGAACCAAACCGCTGAGCCAGCTTTTGTCAGAATCTGACGAGACTTCAGACGGATTGAAAAAAACATTGTCTTCCGCTTCTTTGGTGGCGCTGGGAATCGGTGCCATTATTGGTGCCGGATTATTCTCAATCACCGGGCTTGCGGCAGCTAATTACGCCGGACCCGGAATCATGATTTCCTTTATTATCGCAGCTATTGGTTGTGCTTTTGCCGGATTGTGTTATGCAGAATTTGCCTCAATGATCCCTGTTGCAGGAAGCGCTTATACCTATTCGTATGCCACGATGGGTGAATTTATTGCCTGGATTATCGGCTGGGATTTAGTCCTCGAATATGCGGTAGGAGCAGCAACTGTAGCCTCGAGCTGGTCGGGATATCTCGGGAAATTCTTTTCCAGTTTTGGAGTTTCGCTTCCCAATAATTTAATGATGACACCCTTTGACAGTTATATTGTCGATGGCGTAGCTCACACAGGTTTAATCAATCTGCCGGCTGTTTTCATTGTAAGCATTATGTCCTTGATTTTAATTAAGGGAACGAGTGAATCTGCATTCGTAAATACTTTAATAGTAATTCTTAAAGTTTCTATTGTAATTATCTTTATTGTAGTAGGATGGAAATACGTAAAGGCAGAAAACCTAACTCCGCTAATTCCTGAAAACACCGGGAAATTTGGTGAATATGGCTGGTCTGGAATCATTCGGGCCGCCGCAGTCGTATTCTTTGCCTATATTGGTTTTGATGCAGTTTCAACCGCTGCACAGGAAACCAAAGATCCGAAAAAATCGATGCCGATCGGGATTATGGGATCGCTCCTTATCTGTACTGTACTGTATATTATTTTCGCGTACGTAATGGTAGGGGTTGTGAACTATAAAGCATTTACTGCCGGTGGTGGTGGCGATCATTTAGCGCCGGTTGCAATTGCAATTGAAGCGATGGGAAGTGTAGTGAACGGAACAATGGTTCCTGCATATCCCTGGTTGAATACCACGATTATCTTAGCGATTTTGTTGGGATATTCATCGGTAATTTTAGTAATGTTGATGGGGCAAAGCCGTGTCTTCTACTCGATGAGTAAAGATGGTTTGTTGCCAAAAGTTTTCAGTGAAGTTCATGCAAAATTCAGAACTCCTTATAAATCCAATCTTTTCTTCTTGGTTTTCGTAAGTTTATTTGCAGCTTTCGTACCCGGCAGAGTAGTGGGTGAAATGACCAGTATCGGAACTTTATTTGCCTTTATTCTGGTTTGTGTAGGAGTATTGGTTTTAAGAAAAACTCAGCCAGATGCGCCGCGTGCCTTCAGAACGCCGCTGGTTCCTTTGATTCCGGTTTTAGGTGTCTTGGTGTGTCTTGGTATGATGGTTTTCTTACCGTTTGATACCTGGATTCGTTTGGTATGTTGGATGATGATCGGTCTGGATGTTTATCTCTATCGTGGAATTAAGAACTCTATTTTAGGAAAACAAAATAACACGACTGACGATCCGAAAAATTATTCTGTAACTGCTATTTCGGGTATTTTCTTAGTTGTACTTCTGGCAGTATTGGCTTATCTGCATCACCAGAATGCAGAGGTTGATGACAGTGGTCTGATCATGTTCTCTATAGGAATGCTTATTGTTCACACTATTTTATATGGATATTATTTCTTTAAATACAAAAAGTAA
- a CDS encoding Crp/Fnr family transcriptional regulator, which yields MVLKDIFQSDLVREIEESGNLKHFKAGETIVNMDSYIKNIPVVLSGSIKVIRTEEDGREILLYYLTPGESCIVSILSGMKNETSKIKAVVEEDADIMLIPADKAKEWVKKYPDWTEFIFDLYQKRFEELLDVVNSVAFQKIDTRLLHLIKQKVLLYKSKEISVTHQQLADELGITREATSRVLKQMEKEHLLILSRNKIELL from the coding sequence ATGGTTTTAAAAGATATTTTCCAGTCAGATTTAGTAAGAGAAATTGAAGAATCCGGTAACCTCAAACATTTCAAAGCAGGTGAAACGATCGTGAATATGGATTCGTACATCAAAAATATTCCGGTGGTGCTTTCCGGAAGCATTAAAGTCATCAGAACTGAAGAAGACGGCCGTGAAATCCTGCTCTATTATTTAACACCGGGCGAAAGCTGCATCGTTTCCATTCTTTCAGGGATGAAAAATGAAACTTCTAAAATAAAAGCCGTCGTAGAAGAAGATGCGGATATCATGCTGATTCCTGCAGATAAAGCCAAAGAATGGGTGAAAAAATATCCGGACTGGACCGAATTTATTTTTGATCTGTACCAAAAACGTTTTGAAGAACTTTTGGATGTGGTCAATTCAGTGGCTTTCCAGAAAATAGATACCCGCCTTTTACACCTTATCAAGCAAAAAGTGCTGTTATATAAGTCCAAAGAAATTTCGGTTACCCATCAACAACTTGCTGATGAATTGGGAATTACGCGCGAAGCAACAAGCCGCGTGCTGAAACAGATGGAAAAGGAACATCTCCTTATCCTTTCCAGAAATAAAATTGAACTTCTTTGA